The genomic segment ttatttatctatttatttatttatttttactcacCTTTTGTTTGTTTGCTTGTCTGTGTATTtgtgcaatgatcgtataatttattttatacggGAGTGCAGATCGGGATGCAGATAATTCTGGAGATGCTGGTTGACGAGAGTGGGAATTTACAACTAGGGatatttttttgttctatttagTTTATGCAAAAGATTAAAGAATTGTATCAAACTAATTAATCTTAAATTGGAATCGTTTAAAGATGgttttaatatatctaataatGTAATTTACTTTATTGGATTTCATGTTATATGTCGAAATTCTTAATGTATAATatgtttaatgattttcatatcggAGATATGCCAAATTTTTCATATTGatgcaaaatttttaaattttgccGCATTGTTGTAACATCAAATTTTAGGGGTGTTACATTTGTGGTATCAGAGCCCGAATTACGAAACTTTGGGAATTTTGGAGAGTGAGATCGTTTAGTGTGGTTGGATAACTTGAATGTTCTAATGTTTCAGTATTTTTAGTTGTGTAAACATGTTGCCTTGTTGGAACGTTGACTTCAGTGGTTGTGTGAAGGAGGGGTGAGGATATGTAAGGCTCGCCTTTATCCCTGACTTGTGATACATGTGTGAGTGAACATGTATATGTCTATTACTTGTAGTTTACATGAGATACAAATTTGAGATTTAGTTTAACACTAAATATCTAGGTAAATGATTGTAATTGATTATAGATCATGTGTTGGGGTTGGTTATGTCACGTAACTAAGGTTCTATGTTCATATGGTTTACATAGGTAATCTTATTATGTTGTTTCTGTTTCGAATTGATGAGATAAATATGAGATAGGtagtaaatagtaaaatgtgatgGTATATATGCTTCTTTTGTTTCGTACTCTTTTCTGTGCTTCGCacaatatgaaaatgttaattgGATGTATTATTTGGTGCTATTAGTGGTATGACTAATATGTGATATACATGTATTTAGTTGATAAATTATGTGCCTTATTGATGATTATGAGCATATATTGTTCGATccttttgaaattttgtaaGGATGACTTTAGATATGAAATTTTATCTAATAACTTGTGTGGTTACTTGAAATTAATAATCTTAATATGCTAGTTGTTTCCTTATAGTTTAAGTTTAAGTTTGATTTGTTGTTATGTGTTAACATAAGAGTATACAAATGAGAGAAGAGTATACAAATGAGAGAAAAGTATACAAATGAGAGTTAATTTCAAGTAATCTCAAGttcattattgaaaataattgagCATTTGATCAATAGTATATGATGTGACATATAATGTATAAGTCAATAAAGTCGTTGGAAATTAccaatttttattatgattattattattatgatgattattattattataatgattattattattattattatgattattattattatgattattattattatgattattattattattattacgattattattattattattacgatTATTGTAAGGGCCTGAAATCTTAGGGCAGTTGGGCCTTATGTTGAGGCAGCCAGGCCCATAAGGCTAAGGGCACTAAGATCTTAGGAGGAACTTTTAAAAAATCTGAGTTCCTTATTTCAGCTTTtccactctctctctctaaaacttaGACTCACTTTTCTCTCTGCCTTCTCACTACCATTCATTCATATTCTCTCCTTGCATGTTGGTTTAGGTGTTGCCCAAGCATCCGCGACGTAGAGAGCTCGAAAGTTTTCTTCATTTCGACTGGTAAGTCGTTTTCCCTTCTCCTCCACTGGTTTTGGAACCTAGGGCATGCCACTTTATTGGTTGCATGCAGTTGGTAGCTTGtccttttgttttctctgtCCATCCCAGCTCTAAGAGCGGTTTCCATCATATTTTTGGTGGTTGTAGAGCATTGTTTAAGTCCTTGTTGGTTAGAGCATTCTAGAAGATTGTACTGCTCAACTCCAAGATAAGGGGAGTTTCCTCGTTTACTTGTATGAGAGAGGAGATTTACAACCGTGAATATTACTTCAGATTTTAGTTGGTTTACATAAAAGATTAAAGAATTATACTAAATTCATTATTATCGAGTTGGAATTGTTTAAGGACTATTTCaaggtttatataattttttttacgtgaattatgttatatattgaaattattaatgtttaatatattaattgattttcaTATTTGAGACATGACAGATTTTACCTATTGatgcaaaatttttaaattttgtgtatttttGTAACATCCAAGTTTTTAGGGGCGTTATACAATGAGCATagtaattttcaataaaaaaaattaacaaataaccACCTTATTATTAATTAGGGGTACTTTATAAAATTGGAGGTACTGCATAGGGAAATGCTGCAGGGTGAAACACCCAGAAAATAGAGAGGGAGAAGGAAAGAAAGGCGGGTTCAGTTGGTTGAGGTCGTCACCACCGCGAAGCACCATGTGGAGGTTAAGGTCACCTCGAATCTCTCATCTTGTGAGTCTCTCTTTATCTCGTTTTCGTAATCGCCTCCATTTTCATTAGCGTGGCTTCATTCATCAGGTTGGTAGATTGAGTCAAATTAACGTAGTAAGTGATGTGAAGGTGCAGCAGTATCGTTGCTGTCAAACTCTAGTGTCGCCTCCTCCATCGAGTTTGCAACAGGTTTGTATCTGTTCCTTGTTCGTAGTTTGTTACCGCACATGCTATATAAATCTAATCAACTTCCCTCCCTCGCAGACAAAATATGATCCTCCTGACACCGTAGTGCCGAGGATTTATATTGGGGAAAACATATCCAGAAAAGATAAGACCAAATATCTTTACTCTACAGTAAatatataatcatgataatagATTTATGTGGCTTGCTACATATTTAAATGTTGGTGTTTTAAGGTTCAAACCAGGTGAGTGACActgaattatgtttttttaataataataataatgcagCTTCTTGAACTCAACGACAGTAAGGAGACTGTTTATGGTGCTCTTGATGCATGGGTTGCGTGGGAGCAAAACTTCCCCATCGCCTCATTGAAAACAATATTGAATTCCCTTGAGAAGGAACAACAGTGGCATAGGGTTGTGCAGGTAGCACTACTatctattttctcttcttttatgcatTATCTTTGTCAATATGAGCTGTGTCTAATAGTGGTTCAAGTTTCCCATCTTATATCTGACCAATTAATCTGCGTGAAACAGTCGTTTTAGCTTATGAGAAAACTATAGTTCATctaccattttattttattttcttctataagTCTTTACTGAGAAGTTTTGTCCAAAACAAGACCTATGTGCATGCCTTTCTTTTCTTGTGATTCTGtgttgaaatataaaaaaatatgactgACAACTGTATTTATTAATTGAAAGCTTCAGTTACATATACAGCAGTATAAAATAACTGCTGGACTTAAATCAAGGAGAAAAAAATGGTAACTGATATATTCACTACTGGAATTCCTAAAAACGTGCATGCACTATCAAATCCCACATAAATAGGActtgatttatttaaaacagAAAGTTACTAAATAAATTCCAACATTCTCTTGGTTGTTTGGTGCTTAAAAAAAATGACTAGCATGctatgaaattatgaattttgtaaagttCACCTAAAATTTACATAACCAGTAATTTCTTTGTGCTTGTAGACGATTTTTGTTGTCTGATTCTTTAAGTATTCAATTTATCCATTTgttgctttctttcttttgtcgaTAAAGTTATGACTTTATGTggtttatttgattttggtgtGATCTGTAAGCATGTCAGTTTAGgatttttttgtgaattttgaGTCAAAAAAAGATGTCATTTTAGTTTACCTCAGTAGTACTATTAGTAAATTACTCAGGTTGTTTAATATCCTATCCAAGGTAATTAAATGGATGCTGAGCAAAGGGCAGGGGATGACAATGGGAACGTATGGTCAATTGATACGAGCTTTAGATATGGACCATAGGGTGGAAGAAGCCCACAAATTCTGGGAAATGAAAATTGGTTCTGATTTGCATTCAGCCTCTACACCCTCCCCCAAACCAGCCCCAACATCCTCTCCCACAACCTCTGCCTCCACAATGTTATCATTGTCAGCCTCTACACCCTCCCCCAAAACAGCCCCATCAGTGTCTCCCTCAGCCTCTGCCTCCACACAATTATCATTGTCAGCCTGTACACCCTCCCCCAAAACAGCCCCATCAGTGTCTCCCTCAGCCTCTGCCTCCACACAATTATCATTGTCAGCCTGTACACCCTCCCCCAAAACAGCCTTCTCACACTCTTCCTCACACTCTACCTCTACACGATTATCACTGTCACCCTCCCCCAACATATGAACGTACTCAGGATCTGACACCATGTGTACAACATACAGGTGAGATTGACCATTCAAAATGGCAAGGTTGACCAGATGACATGCACCCTTGTCATCAGATAATAGTTCTAACCTTCCTTCTAACACAGTACCACCACCCACTGAATACCACAACTCTTTAACATTAATATAGCCTATCTCCTTCAAAATGGACATAATTTCAAAGTAGCTCCATCTATCTGGGTCAATTTTTAAAGTAGATGTTTGACCAAACTCATATTTAAATGACCCATCATTCACAAATTTGCCCCCATGGTGAAAGACCACTTCGACATCACAGTTAGGCATcctaaactaatataaaaaatcatgtcAGTCTAACTTTACCTAAATAACACTACATTTAATTGACCAAAATAACACTACATTTACATATCACGATACGACTGTCAACCCATCAGGGTACAACACTTCCACAAAGCACTTTAAACAGAccataaacaattaaaacaaatttgtacTGAACCCTAAACACAGCATAAAGATTGACTTTAACCTACAATGGGGGACCACACACAACACCCATAATGGGGGACAACAACAAACAGAGATAATAGTTTATGGGGGACCACAACAaaagcaaacacacacacaaagcAAACACACACACCAAAGCAACCATAAATCCAACGAAAGCAATGTACACGTACCTTCGAATGGACCTTCGAATGGAACCCACTTCGCACTTCCAAATCACCAAACGCTTCCAAATCACCAAACGCGTTCTGCTTTCAAAAGCCCCAATTGCGATTTTTCACCCTTCCTCAACTCAGAAACACTCTATCTCAAATATCTCAAATGCCCTAATTAGTTTTCGTTCACAAATACAAATACCCTAAATgaattctgattttaatttcCCCAATTCAATAACCTATTTCCATGTTCTCAAATATCTCATTGACACGTCATTACCACTACTGTGACTCATTTGTCACGTTTTACTTCtctagtgccaaataatcaACCACTTAACGcagttagtgtgtatttaacggagatgactacattgacacaaattttttcaatgtttggattcaattgacacttttacaccacgtgaggacgacaaagaaactttttttaaaatgaggatgaatttgacacaattcaaccaaactggggacaaaggaagcaattaaacctaatttttaatatgagtAAGTACTCCTTATAGTAACGTATTATTGAGCTGAAATATTCAAGAGAtacaaaactaaataaaagatatgattctatgataaatatttttcatttaacgTATGCACTTCCATTATTCACGCTTTACATGTTATtgatgtttaaattaattttttttccatgttAGACGCGTGAAGAGGAAAGTCTTACACCCAAGAAGATTCATTTATCTGAGAATGACCCAATTGGTCCATTACACCAGCTTGCTGACATCATTACAAACGAGTCGATGATGGTTACATGGGATTCTACTGAATTTGGTAGAAACTATGACATCCCATTGTACTTACATAAGGATGATGTCATGGAGCTTGCAGAGGAAAAATGAGTTGAATATTTTACTCcctcattggagaggatttttCACCACTTGTTTTCCTTCTATTTGAGAGGATTTCTCTTTACTCTCCAAGCTAGACAAGGTAGCTCTTTTAAGTCTAAGTTTTTTCCCATCTCGAGACAACTTAGCTTATATATAGAGGTGTCTCCCCTTCATGTAATTACCTTTGAAATAGAGTATTGTTATGCTGCCAAATTTGAACCATATTACTCTTATTAGGTCACCCTAGGCTAGAGCAACCAAAGTGGCCTCCTCTAGCCACTATGAAG from the Vigna angularis cultivar LongXiaoDou No.4 chromosome 3, ASM1680809v1, whole genome shotgun sequence genome contains:
- the LOC108325443 gene encoding uncharacterized protein LOC108325443 isoform X2, with protein sequence MWRLRSPRISHLVGRLSQINVVSDVKVQQYRCCQTLVSPPPSSLQQTKYDPPDTVVPRIYIGENISRKDKTKYLYSTLLELNDSKETVYGALDAWVAWEQNFPIASLKTILNSLEKEQQWHRVVQLVNHLGKTLQTTLRTHHVNTTNLGGPLLVLIFYMVIGEACAMISVTTIHFRQGVLNGSRSCSKSDGAIVLQI
- the LOC108325443 gene encoding uncharacterized protein LOC108325443 isoform X3, with protein sequence MWRLRSPRISHLVGRLSQINVVSDVKVQQYRCCQTLVSPPPSSLQQTKYDPPDTVVPRIYIGENISRKDKTKYLYSTLLELNDSKETVYGALDAWVAWEQNFPIASLKTILNSLEKEQQWHRVVQTREEESLTPKKIHLSENDPIGPLHQLADIITNESMMVTWDSTEFGRNYDIPLYLHKDDVMELAEEK
- the LOC108325443 gene encoding uncharacterized protein LOC108325443 isoform X1, producing MWRLRSPRISHLVGRLSQINVVSDVKVQQYRCCQTLVSPPPSSLQQTKYDPPDTVVPRIYIGENISRKDKTKYLYSTLLELNDSKETVYGALDAWVAWEQNFPIASLKTILNSLEKEQQWHRVVQVIKWMLSKGQGMTMGTYGQLIRALDMDHRVEEAHKFWEMKIGSDLHSASTPSPKPAPTSSPTTSASTMLSLSASTPSPKTAPSVSPSASASTQLSLSACTPSPKTAPSVSPSASASTQLSLSACTPSPKTAFSHSSSHSTSTRLSLSPSPNI